The following are from one region of the Gemmatimonadaceae bacterium genome:
- the atpC gene encoding ATP synthase F1 subunit epsilon, with protein MLHVSVISPESVLFEGEAAGVVAPAFDGEVGILQGHAPMMTLLGTGALRLNGAGGEKRFTVEGGFLQVVDNKVRIVTERATAA; from the coding sequence ATGCTTCATGTCTCGGTGATTTCACCGGAAAGCGTCTTGTTCGAAGGAGAGGCTGCAGGCGTCGTAGCGCCGGCGTTCGATGGAGAGGTGGGCATACTTCAAGGTCACGCTCCGATGATGACTCTTCTTGGCACCGGAGCATTGCGGCTGAACGGGGCGGGGGGAGAGAAACGCTTCACGGTCGAGGGCGGGTTTCTTCAGGTGGTGGACAACAAGGTGAGGATCGTGACGGAGAGGGCGACGGCGGCGTAA